The following coding sequences are from one Xiphias gladius isolate SHS-SW01 ecotype Sanya breed wild chromosome 14, ASM1685928v1, whole genome shotgun sequence window:
- the LOC120798461 gene encoding zinc finger and BTB domain-containing protein 14-like isoform X2, producing MSDLLRYIDYDHKATFLKMLNQQRMEACSNYFKKLFKKQSDEDNSIVELDFIRSDIFEEVLNYMYTARLAVRKKDINMMMSSGQILGINFLDNLCTQKRELTNMKTRENQAPGDHGMRAQDAILKELAMEEVRKNSFYDQGMDGMGPGGSHVSQPHNYNTNMGKDPHSHGWGSSSSSDMKLEYLLYGHRDHGSCQSTGAKPIDHNAKKERLLTANRPYGCEHCPKAFTTAAHLKEHLKIHSGFKPHRCVVCGKAFIRGPDLKRHERVHSNERPFACQMCEKAFKHKSHLKDHERQHRGERPFNCGSCDKAFIKASDLKRHWNTMHSGNPRRQMSLSPAASQHGQGDATDQRDWKMETGPHSHNSGDC from the exons ATGTCCGATTTACTGAGATACATCGACTATGACCACAAAGCCACCTTCCTGAAGATGCTCAACCAACAGAGGATGGAAG CCTGCAGCAACTACTTCAAAAAGCTCTTCAAGAAGCAGAGCGACGAGGACAACTCCATCGTGGAGCTGGACTTCATCCGCTCGGACATCTTCGAAGAGGTGCTCAATTACATGTACACAGCCAGGCTCGCCGTGAGGAAGAAGGACATCAACATGATGATGTCGTCCGGCCAGATCTTGGGGATCAACTTCCTGGACAACTTGTGCACCCAGAAACGGGAGCTGACCAACATGAAGACCCGGGAGAACCAGGCCCCAGGGGACCACGGGATGAGAGCTCAGGACGCCATCCTGAAGGAGCTGGCCatggaggaggtgaggaagaaCAGCTTCTATGACCAGGGGATGGACGGCATGGGGCCGGGCGGCTCGCATGTGTCGCAGCCGCACAACTACAACACCAACATGGGTAAAGATCCTCACAGCCACGGCTGGGGCTCCTCGTCCTCCAGCGACATGAAGCTGGAGTACTTGCTGTACGGCCACCGCGACCACGGCTCCTGCCAGAGCACAGGGGCGAAGCCCATCGACCACAACGCCAAAAAGGAGCGGCTGCTCACCGCCAACCGGCCTTACGGCTGCGAGCACTGCCCCAAAGCTTTCACCACCGCCGCCCACCTCAAGGAGCACCTGAAGATCCACTCCGGCTTCAAGCCTCACCGCTGCGTGGTCTGCGGCAAGGCCTTCATCAGGGGCCCCGACCTGAAGAGGCACGAGAGGGTCCACAGCAACGAGAGGCCCTTCGCGTGTCAAATGTGTGAAAAGGCCTTCAAGCACAAGTCCCACTTGAAAGACCACGAACGGCAGCACCGAGGCGAGCGGCCCTTCAACTGCGGCTCCTGCGACAAAGCCTTCATCAAAGCGTCGGATCTGAAGCGCCACTGGAACACCATGCACAGCGGCAACCCCCGCAGACAGATGTCCCTGTCTCCCGCCGCCTCCCAGCACGGCCAGGGAGACGCCACCGACCAGAGAGACTGGAAAATGGAGACCGGGCCACATTCGCATAACTCGGGGGACTGTTGA
- the LOC120798461 gene encoding zinc finger and BTB domain-containing protein 14-like isoform X1, translated as MSDLLRYIDYDHKATFLKMLNQQRMEGEHCDVVVVVENIEFRAHRCVLAACSNYFKKLFKKQSDEDNSIVELDFIRSDIFEEVLNYMYTARLAVRKKDINMMMSSGQILGINFLDNLCTQKRELTNMKTRENQAPGDHGMRAQDAILKELAMEEVRKNSFYDQGMDGMGPGGSHVSQPHNYNTNMGKDPHSHGWGSSSSSDMKLEYLLYGHRDHGSCQSTGAKPIDHNAKKERLLTANRPYGCEHCPKAFTTAAHLKEHLKIHSGFKPHRCVVCGKAFIRGPDLKRHERVHSNERPFACQMCEKAFKHKSHLKDHERQHRGERPFNCGSCDKAFIKASDLKRHWNTMHSGNPRRQMSLSPAASQHGQGDATDQRDWKMETGPHSHNSGDC; from the coding sequence ATGTCCGATTTACTGAGATACATCGACTATGACCACAAAGCCACCTTCCTGAAGATGCTCAACCAACAGAGGATGGAAGGTGAGCACTGcgatgtggtggtggtggtggaaaaCATAGAGTTCAGGGCTCACCGCTGTGTCTTGGCAGCCTGCAGCAACTACTTCAAAAAGCTCTTCAAGAAGCAGAGCGACGAGGACAACTCCATCGTGGAGCTGGACTTCATCCGCTCGGACATCTTCGAAGAGGTGCTCAATTACATGTACACAGCCAGGCTCGCCGTGAGGAAGAAGGACATCAACATGATGATGTCGTCCGGCCAGATCTTGGGGATCAACTTCCTGGACAACTTGTGCACCCAGAAACGGGAGCTGACCAACATGAAGACCCGGGAGAACCAGGCCCCAGGGGACCACGGGATGAGAGCTCAGGACGCCATCCTGAAGGAGCTGGCCatggaggaggtgaggaagaaCAGCTTCTATGACCAGGGGATGGACGGCATGGGGCCGGGCGGCTCGCATGTGTCGCAGCCGCACAACTACAACACCAACATGGGTAAAGATCCTCACAGCCACGGCTGGGGCTCCTCGTCCTCCAGCGACATGAAGCTGGAGTACTTGCTGTACGGCCACCGCGACCACGGCTCCTGCCAGAGCACAGGGGCGAAGCCCATCGACCACAACGCCAAAAAGGAGCGGCTGCTCACCGCCAACCGGCCTTACGGCTGCGAGCACTGCCCCAAAGCTTTCACCACCGCCGCCCACCTCAAGGAGCACCTGAAGATCCACTCCGGCTTCAAGCCTCACCGCTGCGTGGTCTGCGGCAAGGCCTTCATCAGGGGCCCCGACCTGAAGAGGCACGAGAGGGTCCACAGCAACGAGAGGCCCTTCGCGTGTCAAATGTGTGAAAAGGCCTTCAAGCACAAGTCCCACTTGAAAGACCACGAACGGCAGCACCGAGGCGAGCGGCCCTTCAACTGCGGCTCCTGCGACAAAGCCTTCATCAAAGCGTCGGATCTGAAGCGCCACTGGAACACCATGCACAGCGGCAACCCCCGCAGACAGATGTCCCTGTCTCCCGCCGCCTCCCAGCACGGCCAGGGAGACGCCACCGACCAGAGAGACTGGAAAATGGAGACCGGGCCACATTCGCATAACTCGGGGGACTGTTGA